A DNA window from Vigna angularis cultivar LongXiaoDou No.4 chromosome 1, ASM1680809v1, whole genome shotgun sequence contains the following coding sequences:
- the LOC108322916 gene encoding uncharacterized protein LOC108322916 isoform X2 has translation MGDSKRWTVTYTKHIKQKRKVYQDGFLEFHTSTSKVSLYDECEKLLECRLLKNDETVISGESLVLNGYLVEIGDQEGDKKPECDLNVDRRSRSFSRFRTPDCSKHTRMNEKENVGRVRRPLSPSQKVIREFKRRELVKYGSPKISQQAQNPSIEEWHVLYTTQVTQKAKKYHDGFLRLVLRGSCGAQITLFDTSKKVLDSRFLKKDDVIKPGESIAFDSYLIDIGEHQGGCSPDSKVPGDKFTNVEGTQTDIQKTYLQTDTHVTVEKRDIFPFNLAWRVLYTTELTKKAKKYHDGFLHIELCGSYGKQVVLYDLNKRPLQRRFLKKDEIIMTGESVYFDGHFVEVGEPEGSHHSPAKLSEGGNGDNVERRGHGQNGYRKVNPSSAKGKPPSELCLGKGSGLDCLVTEREDIKPNRITPPIKPLRDADQILAILQNPNLKPRESYVTGGQSPNGGQNIGDNVSATVAKSCQNFGDKESAAAAKSCQNIGDKESASTKSLDITLSGACSGDSFQSTENVKLSHQPSQKDAQTNTNEKDSGYQSCFITNEEKSDEEFSCERETIPSFELGF, from the exons ATGGGGGACTCGAAACGCTGGACGGTGACCTACACAAAACACATTAAGCAGAAACGCAAGGTGTATCAAGATGGATTCCTAGAGTTCCACACTTCCACCAGCAAG GTTTCTCTGTACGATGAGTGCGAGAAATTGTTGGAGTGTCGACTCTTGAAAAACGATGAAACTGTAATTTCTGGTGAATCGTTAGTTTTAAACGGTTACCTTGTGGAAATAGGCGATCAGGAGGGAGACAAAAAGCCTGAATGTGATTTGAATGTTGATAGGAGAAGCAGGAGTTTTTCAAGATTCAGGACTCCTG ACTGTTCAAAACATACAAGAATGAATGAGAAGGAGAACGTCGGACGTGTGCGGAGACCTCTCAGTCCGTCACAAAAAGTTATCAGAG AATTTAAGAGGAGAGAACTGGTTAAGTATGGATCACCAAAGATCAGTCAGCAGGCACAAAATCCTAGTATTGAAG AGTGGCATGTTTTATACACCACACAAGTGACTCAAAAGGCAAAGAAGTACCATGATGGTTTTTTACGATTAGTTCTTCGTGGATCCTGTGGGGCACAG ATTACGCTGTTTGACACAAGTAAGAAAGTCTTAGATAGCAGATTCCTGAAGAAAGATGATGTAATAAAACCCGGTGAATCAATTGCGTTTGATTCATATTTGATTGACATTGGTGAGCATCAAGGTGGTTGCTCACCAGATTCCAAAGTTCCTGGAGACAAATTTACTAATGTTGAGGGAACGCAGACGGACATACAGAAAACTTATCTCCAAACTGATACCCATGTAACTGTTGAAAAAAGGG ATATCTTTCCTTTCAATTTAGCATGGCGGGTCCTGTACACTACCGAGTTAACTAAAAAAGCCAAGAAGTACCATGATGGTTTTTTACACATTGAACTTTGTGGATCATATGGAAAGCAG GTTGTTCTATATGATTTGAACAAAAGACCTTTACAACGCCGGTTCCTAAAGAAAGATGAAATTATAATGACAGGTGAATCGGTGTATTTTGATGGACATTTTGTTGAAGTAGGAGAACCTGAAGGAAGTCATCACTCTCCGGCGAAGTTAAGTGAAGGAGGGAATGGTGATAATGTTGAGAGGAGAGGACATGGGCAAAATGGCTACCGCAAGGTCAATCCATCTTCTGCTAAAG GAAAACCTCCGAGTGAACTCTGTCTGGGGAAAGGATCTGGATTGGATTGTCTGGTTACCGAACGAGAAGATATAAAACCAAACAGGATAACCCCACCAATCAAGCCTTTACGTGATG CCGATCAAATACTGGCCATTTTACAGAATCCTAACCTGAAGCCTCGGGAGAGTTATGTAACAG GAGGCCAATCGCCCAATGGGGGTCAAAATATTGGGGACAACGTATCAGCTACTGTTGCTAAATCCTGTCAAAATTTCGGGGATAAGGAATCAGCTGCGGCTGCGAAATCATGTCAAAATATTGGGGATAAGGAATCAGCTTCGACGAAATCCCTTGATATTACATTGTCTGGAG CATGTAGCGGTGACAGTTTCCAATCTACCGAGAATGTCAAATTGTCCCACCAG CCCTCTCAGAAGGATGCCCAGACAAATACGAATGAGAAGGATTCTGGTTATCAATCTTGCTTCATTACCAATGAAGAAAAGAGTGATGAGGAGTTTTCGTGTGAAAGGGAAACAATCCCAAGTTTTGAACTTGGATTTTAA
- the LOC108322916 gene encoding uncharacterized protein LOC108322916 isoform X1, giving the protein MGDSKRWTVTYTKHIKQKRKVYQDGFLEFHTSTSKVSLYDECEKLLECRLLKNDETVISGESLVLNGYLVEIGDQEGDKKPECDLNVDRRSRSFSRFRTPDCSKHTRMNEKENVGRVRRPLSPSQKVIREFKRRELVKYGSPKISQQAQNPSIEEWHVLYTTQVTQKAKKYHDGFLRLVLRGSCGAQITLFDTSKKVLDSRFLKKDDVIKPGESIAFDSYLIDIGEHQGGCSPDSKVPGDKFTNVEGTQTDIQKTYLQTDTHVTVEKRDIFPFNLAWRVLYTTELTKKAKKYHDGFLHIELCGSYGKQVVLYDLNKRPLQRRFLKKDEIIMTGESVYFDGHFVEVGEPEGSHHSPAKLSEGGNGDNVERRGHGQNGYRKVNPSSAKGKPPSELCLGKGSGLDCLVTEREDIKPNRITPPIKPLRDADQILAILQNPNLKPRESYVTGGQSPNGGQNIGDNVSATVAKSCQNFGDKESAAAAKSCQNIGDKESASTKSLDITLSGAACSGDSFQSTENVKLSHQPSQKDAQTNTNEKDSGYQSCFITNEEKSDEEFSCERETIPSFELGF; this is encoded by the exons ATGGGGGACTCGAAACGCTGGACGGTGACCTACACAAAACACATTAAGCAGAAACGCAAGGTGTATCAAGATGGATTCCTAGAGTTCCACACTTCCACCAGCAAG GTTTCTCTGTACGATGAGTGCGAGAAATTGTTGGAGTGTCGACTCTTGAAAAACGATGAAACTGTAATTTCTGGTGAATCGTTAGTTTTAAACGGTTACCTTGTGGAAATAGGCGATCAGGAGGGAGACAAAAAGCCTGAATGTGATTTGAATGTTGATAGGAGAAGCAGGAGTTTTTCAAGATTCAGGACTCCTG ACTGTTCAAAACATACAAGAATGAATGAGAAGGAGAACGTCGGACGTGTGCGGAGACCTCTCAGTCCGTCACAAAAAGTTATCAGAG AATTTAAGAGGAGAGAACTGGTTAAGTATGGATCACCAAAGATCAGTCAGCAGGCACAAAATCCTAGTATTGAAG AGTGGCATGTTTTATACACCACACAAGTGACTCAAAAGGCAAAGAAGTACCATGATGGTTTTTTACGATTAGTTCTTCGTGGATCCTGTGGGGCACAG ATTACGCTGTTTGACACAAGTAAGAAAGTCTTAGATAGCAGATTCCTGAAGAAAGATGATGTAATAAAACCCGGTGAATCAATTGCGTTTGATTCATATTTGATTGACATTGGTGAGCATCAAGGTGGTTGCTCACCAGATTCCAAAGTTCCTGGAGACAAATTTACTAATGTTGAGGGAACGCAGACGGACATACAGAAAACTTATCTCCAAACTGATACCCATGTAACTGTTGAAAAAAGGG ATATCTTTCCTTTCAATTTAGCATGGCGGGTCCTGTACACTACCGAGTTAACTAAAAAAGCCAAGAAGTACCATGATGGTTTTTTACACATTGAACTTTGTGGATCATATGGAAAGCAG GTTGTTCTATATGATTTGAACAAAAGACCTTTACAACGCCGGTTCCTAAAGAAAGATGAAATTATAATGACAGGTGAATCGGTGTATTTTGATGGACATTTTGTTGAAGTAGGAGAACCTGAAGGAAGTCATCACTCTCCGGCGAAGTTAAGTGAAGGAGGGAATGGTGATAATGTTGAGAGGAGAGGACATGGGCAAAATGGCTACCGCAAGGTCAATCCATCTTCTGCTAAAG GAAAACCTCCGAGTGAACTCTGTCTGGGGAAAGGATCTGGATTGGATTGTCTGGTTACCGAACGAGAAGATATAAAACCAAACAGGATAACCCCACCAATCAAGCCTTTACGTGATG CCGATCAAATACTGGCCATTTTACAGAATCCTAACCTGAAGCCTCGGGAGAGTTATGTAACAG GAGGCCAATCGCCCAATGGGGGTCAAAATATTGGGGACAACGTATCAGCTACTGTTGCTAAATCCTGTCAAAATTTCGGGGATAAGGAATCAGCTGCGGCTGCGAAATCATGTCAAAATATTGGGGATAAGGAATCAGCTTCGACGAAATCCCTTGATATTACATTGTCTGGAG CAGCATGTAGCGGTGACAGTTTCCAATCTACCGAGAATGTCAAATTGTCCCACCAG CCCTCTCAGAAGGATGCCCAGACAAATACGAATGAGAAGGATTCTGGTTATCAATCTTGCTTCATTACCAATGAAGAAAAGAGTGATGAGGAGTTTTCGTGTGAAAGGGAAACAATCCCAAGTTTTGAACTTGGATTTTAA
- the LOC108322891 gene encoding proline dehydrogenase 2, mitochondrial produces the protein MAFRVLSRRILNNIHCSAAMKPRNTCRTSLSTASAATTLNLEDVEQLFGSVSTKQLLRSSAIQHAMAVDCMVDLGIWVTKLKVFESGMLRDLVMTTMRHTLYANYCGGEDAAAAGRSILALNDTGLRSMLAYGAEDALDNEGCDENLQGFLHSVEFTKSLPPSSVSFVVVKITAICPMVLLERLSDLLRWQKKDPSFVLPWKQDSFPIFAESSPLYHTQKRPEPLTPEEESDLQLVNQRLLKLCQKCEEANVPLLVDAEDTTVQPAIDYFTYSSAIMHNKDNKPIVFGTVQTYLKDAKERLLLTTTAAEKMGVPMGLKLVRGAYMSRESKLAKSLGFASPVHSTIQDTHNCFNDCSSFMLERVANGPGSVVLATHNIESGKLAVGKSHELGVEKVNQKLEFAQLYGMSEALSYGLSNAGFRVSKYMPFGPVEMTMSYLIRRAEENRGVLAASGFDRQLTRKELARRLKALVF, from the exons ATGGCATTCCGGGTGCTCTCTCGAAGAATCCTCAATAACATTCATTGCAGCGCCGCAATGAAGCCCCGGAATACTTGCCGTACCTCCCTCTCCACCGCCTCTGCGGCGACGACACTAAACTTAGAGGACGTAGAGCAGCTCTTTGGGTCGGTGTCGACGAAACAGTTGCTCCGATCCTCTGCTATACAACATGCAATGGCGGTGGATTGCATGGTGGACTTGGGAATATGGGTGACGAAGTTGAAGGTGTTTGAGAGTGGAATGCTGAGAGATCTCGTGATGACCACCATGCGCCACACGTTATACGCCAACTATTGCGGCGGCGAGGATGCTGCCGCCGCCGGGAGGAGCATACTGGCGCTGAACGATACCGGGCTGCGTAGCATGCTGGCTTATGGGGCGGAAGATGCACTCGACAATGAGGGGTGTGATGAGAATCTTCAAGGGTTCCTTCACAGTGTTGAGTTTACCAAATCCCTTCCACCATCCTCT GTGAGCTTTGTTGTTGTGAAAATCACTGCAATATGTCCCATGGTATTGTTAGAAAGACTTAGTGACCTTCTACGATGGCAGAAGAAAGACCCTTCATTCGTTTTGCCATGGAAGCAAGATTCCTTCCCAATTTTTGCAGAATCTAGCCCTTTGTACCACACACAGAAAAGACCAGAGCCCCTGACCCCTGAAGAAGAGAGTGATCTTCAACTTGTCAACCAAAGACTCCTTAAACTTTGCCAAAAATGTGAGGAAGCTAATGTTCCTTTGTTGGTCGATGCTGAAGACACCACTGTTCAGCCAGCTATTGATTACTTCACATACTCTTCTGCAATCATGCACAACAAGGATAACAAGCCCATTGTGTTTGGAACCGTTCAAACTTACCTGAAAGATGCCAAGGAGAGGTTGTTGCTGACAACAACAGCAGCAGAGAAAATGGGAGTTCCAATGGGGTTGAAATTGGTGAGGGGTGCTTACATGTCCAGAGAGAGTAAATTGGCCAAGTCTCTCGGATTTGCATCCCCAGTTCACAGTACCATTCAAGACACACACAATTGCTTCAATGATTGCTCATCATTTATGCTCGAGAGAGTTGCCAATGGACCTGGTTCAGTTGTTCTTGCAACCCACAATATTGAATCTG GCAAATTGGCTGTGGGAAAATCACATGAATTGGGAGTTGAAAAGGTGAATCAGAAGCTAGAATTTGCACAACTATATGGAATGTCAGAGGCACTTTCCTACGGGTTGAGCAATGCAGGGTTTCGGGTTAGCAAGTATATGCCATTCGGGCCAGTAGAAATGACTATGTCCTACCTCATTAGAAGAGCCGAAGAGAACAGAGGGGTTTTGGCTGCTTCAGGTTTTGATAGGCAATTGACTAG AAAGGAGTTGGCAAGGAGACTGAAAGCTTTAGTGTTCTAA
- the LOC108322890 gene encoding bidirectional sugar transporter SWEET4: MATADIARTVVGIIGNVISGALFLSPVPTFIEIWKKRSVEQFSAIPYLAMVVNCMVWTLYGLPMVHPHSILVVTINGSGSVLALIFIALFLIYSDGKKRLKVILCLLLELLFIAALTFVTLTQVHTFKKRSEIVGTVCILFNIMMYASPLSVMKLVIKTKSVKYMPFFISLASFGNGVAWTTYALIRFDPFITIPNGFGTLLAVAQLVLYATYYKSTQRQIAARNATKEVNLSHVMVGNATQPSSKPNH, translated from the exons ATGGCAACAGCAGATATTGCTCGAACAGTGGTTGGCATCATAG GAAACGTAATTTCTGGTGCCTTGTTTCTCTCCCCAGT GCCAACTTTTATCGAAATATGGAAGAAGCGATCAGTGGAGCAGTTCTCAGCAATCCCATACCTAGCTATGGTGGTGAACTGCATGGTTTGGACTCTGTACGGTCTACCCATGGTGCACCCTCACAGCATTCTGGTGGTAACCATTAATGGCTCTGGTTCTGTTCTTGCACTCATATTCATCGCACTCTTTTTGATCTACTCCGATGGAAAAAAGAGGCTCAAGGTTATCCTCTGCCTTTTGTTGGAACTTCTCTTCATTGCTGCTCTCACCTTTGTCACATTAACTCAAGTTCACACCTTCAAGAAACGCTCTGAAATTGTGGGAACAGTTTGCATTCTCTTCAATATCATGATGTATGCTTCACCCTTATCTGTCATG AAACTGGTGATCAAGACCAAGAGTGTGAAGTATATGCCCTTTTTCATCTCTCTCGCATCTTTTGGGAATGGCGTGGCTTGGACCACTTATGCTCTCATCCGTTTCGACCCATTCATCACT ATACCAAATGGGTTTGGGACATTGCTTGCGGTGGCTCAGCTGGTTTTGTATGCCACCTATTACAAGTCCACTCAGAGGCAGATAGCAGCAAGAAATGCCACAAAAGAGGTGAATTTGTCACATGTTATGGTGGGTAATGCTACCCAACCATCATCCAAGCCAAATCACTGA
- the LOC108322950 gene encoding protein KINESIN LIGHT CHAIN-RELATED 1, whose product MPGLVSVKTPPEAQPLRISVPNTPTQRSETNNVNNKTPSPLPKKPPSPSPSRSSKKKTPETPPNPVLSDASLDNPDLGPFLLKLARDTIASGDGPAKALDFAVRASKSFERCAVEGEPSLDLAMSLHVLAAIYCSLARFEEAVPVLERAIQVPDVSRGADHALAAFSGYMQLGDTYSMLGQVDRSISCYDQGLQIQIQALGETDPRVGETCRYLAEANVQAMQFDKAEELCKKTLEIHRVHSEPASLEEAADRRLMALICEAKGDYEAALEHLVLASMAMIANGQDNEVASIDVSIGNIYMSLCRFDEAIFSYQKALTVFKSAKGENHPSVASVFVRLADLYHRTGKLRESKSYCENALRIYSKPVPGTTAEEISGGLTEVSAVFESVDEPEEALKLLSRAMKLLEDKPGQQSTIAGIEARMGVMYYMIGRYEDSRNSFESAVAKLRASGERKSAFFGVVLNQMGLACVQLFKIDEAAELFEEARGILEQECGPCHQDTLGVYSNLAATYDAMGRVGDAIEILEYVLKLREEKLGIANPDFEDEKRRLAELLKEAGKTRDRKAKSLENLIDPGSKRTKKEGTKRWPGLGFRI is encoded by the exons ATGCCGGGTCTCGTTTCCGTAAAAACCCCACCCGAAGCTCAACCGCTCCGAATATCCGTACCCAACACTCCGACGCAGAGATCCGAAACGAACAACGTCAACAACAAAACGCCTTCTCCACTTCCCAAAAAACCACCCTCGCCATCGCCTTCTCGCTCCTCCAAGAAGAAAACTCCCGAAACTCCTCCCAACCCGGTTCTCTCCGATGCCTCTCTCGACAACCCCGATCTCGGCCCGTTCCTACTTAAACTGGCGCGCGACACCATTGCCTCCGGCGATGGGCCCGCCAAGGCTCTTGACTTCGCTGTGCGGGCCTCCAAGTCCTTCGAGCGTTGCGCCGTCGAGGGCGAGCCCAGCCTCGACCTCGCCATGAGCCTCCACGTCCTCGCTGCTATCTACTGCAGCCTCGCGCGCTTCGAGGAAGCCGTCCCCGTCCTCGAACGTGCCATACAGGTCCCTGACGTCTCGCGCGGAGCTGATCACGCCCTCGCCGCCTTCTCCGGCTACATGCAGCTTGGCGACACCTACTCCATGCTCGGCCAGGTCGACCGATCCATCTCCTGCTACGACCAGGGCCTCCAGATCCAGATCCAAGCCCTGGGCGAAACCGATCCTCGCGTCGGTGAAACTTGCCG ATACTTGGCGGAGGCGAATGTGCAAGCGATGCAGTTTGACAAAGCGGAGGAGCTGTGTAAGAAGACTTTGGAGATTCATCGCGTGCATAGTGAACCGGCTTCACTTGAGGAAGCTGCCGATAGGAGGCTTATGGCACTGATTTGCGAGGCGAAGGGAGATTATGAAGCGGCATTGGAGCATCTTGTGCTTGCTAGCATGGCTATGATTGCAAATGGTCAGGATAATGAGGTTGCGTCGATTGATGTTAGCATTGGGAACATTTACATGTCACTTTGTCGTTTTGATGAGGCGATTTTCTCGTATCAGAAGGCACTTACTGTGTTTAAGTCTGCTAAGGGTGAGAACCACCCTTCCGTTGCTTCTGTTTTTGTACGGCTGGCTGATTTGTACCACCGGACTGGGAAGCTTCGTGAGTCGAAATCGTACTGTGAGAATGCACTCAGGATTTACTCAAAGCCGGTGCCGGGTACCACTGCTGAGGAGATTTCTGGTGGCTTGACAGAGGTTTCAGCGGTTTTTGAATCTGTGGATGAGCCAGAGGAGGCGCTGAAGCTCTTAAGCCGGGCCATGAAGTTGTTGGAGGATAAGCCAGGGCAGCAGAGCACTATTGCAGGGATTGAGGCACGGATGGGAGTGATGTATTACATGATTGGCAGGTATGAAGACTCAAGGAACTCATTTGAGAGTGCTGTTGCTAAACTCAGGGCCAGTGGGGAGCGGAAGAGTGCCTTCTTTGGAGTTGTTCTGAACCAGATGGGGTTGGCGTGTGTTCAACTGTTCAAGATAGATGAGGCTGCTGAATTGTTTGAAGAAGCTAGGGGAATTCTTGAACAGGAGTGTGGCCCGTGTCATCAAGATACTCTTGGAGTGTACAGCAACCTTGCAGCTACATATGATGCTATGGGAAG AGTGGGAGATGCGATTGAAATCTTAGAATACGTGCTTAAGTTGAGGGAGGAAAAGCTTGGAATAGCAAATCCTGATTTTGAAGATGAGAAGCGTCGTCTGGCTGAGCTTCTGAAAGAAGCAGGCAAAACACGGGACAGAAAAGCAAAATCTCTGGAAAACCTTATTGATCCTGGTTCAAAGAGGACAAAGAAGGAGGGAACAAAGAGGTGGCCTGGTTTGGGGTTTAGAATTTAA